CGAATCCACAGTCCTCCATCATACTGGATAAAAAGGATGAAGAAGTTCAAACTCTCGCAGGAACCGATGCAAGAGAAGTCGCTAAAATTGATGAGATTCCGGATATTCTAAAAAATGCTTTTGTCTCTGTTGAAGACACTCGTTTCTATGATCATTTTGGAATTGATCCACGAAGGATTGGCGGAGCTGTTCTTGCAAATATTACGCAAGGGTTTGGCGCCGAGGGTGCTAGTACGATTACACAACAGGTCATCAAGAACTCTCTCTTAACATCTGAAAAATCATTAGAACGAAAAGTTCAAGAAGCTTATCTATCCATTAAGCTTGAACAAGAATATTCAAAAGATCAGATCTTAGAAATGTATTTAAATAAAATTTATTTCGGTAATGGTGCATGGGGAGTTGTTGATGCAGCCGAAACTTATTTTGGCAAAAACATTACAGAAGAAGACTTAACACCTGGAGAGGCCGCACTACTAGCGGGACTTCCGCAGCGTCCTACCTACTATAATCCATATGAATACGCTGATCAGGCCGAACAGCGTAGAAATGTTGTTCTTAGCTTGATGGAAAAACAGGGCGTTATTACAGCTGAGGAAGCTGACAAATATCAAGCAGAAAAAGTTAGTGACATGGTTGTTGCATTAACAGAAGATAAAGAAACAGATCAATATAAAGTCTTCATGGATCAGGTTGTGAAAGAACTACGAGAACGTGATGATATTTCAGAAAAAGATATCTACTCAGGGGGACTTGAAATTTACACGACCCTTGATACGCGCGCTCAAGATATTACAACTGATGTCATCGCAAACTATCCTTATTCGAATGAAGATATGCGCTCAGGGCTTGTCCTGATGGATACTAAAACTGGTTCGATTAGAGCCATTGGTGAAACGCGTAAAGATGAGAACGTAATTACTTACGCAACGACAGGAAAGTTTCAGCCAGGATCAACAGCTAAACCGATTGTTGCTTATGGTCCTGCAATTGATACCGAGCAGTGGTCAACTGGCCGCTCCATTAAAGATGAGCCTCTAAAAATAGGTGACGCTAATATTCGTAACTGGGACCGCGAGTATCGTGGTCAAGTATCAATGAGACGTGCTCTCGAGATGTCTTATAACGTTCCGGCTGTTAACACCTTCCTTGAGATTGGTAAAGAACCTGCTCAAGAGTTTGCTAACAAGCTTGGTATGGATTTGAAAGATGAAGACATGGTACCTACTGCTGCTATCGGAACATTTAGCACCTCCCCCCTTCAAATGACTGGTGCTTATGCTGCTTTCGGTAACGGTGGAACGTATAATGAGCCTCACACGGTACGAAAAGTGGTCTTTCCTGACGGAAGAGAGATTAACATCGAACCTGAACCAGTA
The sequence above is drawn from the Pseudalkalibacillus hwajinpoensis genome and encodes:
- a CDS encoding PBP1A family penicillin-binding protein produces the protein MSEYQSRQERRKSNDKKKKSPKKAGKKGIFKKIFLTLVILFLVGLVAGGITSIAYINNAPELDPEKLTNPQSSIILDKKDEEVQTLAGTDAREVAKIDEIPDILKNAFVSVEDTRFYDHFGIDPRRIGGAVLANITQGFGAEGASTITQQVIKNSLLTSEKSLERKVQEAYLSIKLEQEYSKDQILEMYLNKIYFGNGAWGVVDAAETYFGKNITEEDLTPGEAALLAGLPQRPTYYNPYEYADQAEQRRNVVLSLMEKQGVITAEEADKYQAEKVSDMVVALTEDKETDQYKVFMDQVVKELRERDDISEKDIYSGGLEIYTTLDTRAQDITTDVIANYPYSNEDMRSGLVLMDTKTGSIRAIGETRKDENVITYATTGKFQPGSTAKPIVAYGPAIDTEQWSTGRSIKDEPLKIGDANIRNWDREYRGQVSMRRALEMSYNVPAVNTFLEIGKEPAQEFANKLGMDLKDEDMVPTAAIGTFSTSPLQMTGAYAAFGNGGTYNEPHTVRKVVFPDGREINIEPEPVKAMNDYTAYMVSDMLKSVVNEGTGTDAKISGLPVAGKTGTTNHPQEVVQSQGFPTSGIVRDAWFAGYTTEYSMAVWTGFNEPNKHYLDSSKGEDDTSKLLFKEIMSQVSEGINTADFQKPDSVVEVGVEKSTGLLPSDYTPKDQIVYELFVKGSTPEKTSDKYKQPDGVKGLSGKYNADSNSISLSWQPGEDKSFTYKVEMAVNGGGYQGVTETGDTGFTLENAQKGSEYKFKVTAVSDSGVSTKPAETSVSVPKEEEQEPEEPTEEDTNEDSETPPDEGNDENSDAGDGNSGDNQGEEEPPADDQSGNTDESGNGGQDQGNNGSGENPGNGSGNGSGNGSSDGSGSGNDSGSETDNPGDTGNTGSNAPPASTPPNEEE